A window of the Magnetococcales bacterium genome harbors these coding sequences:
- a CDS encoding GNAT family N-acetyltransferase produces the protein MRDHDDNLYQQKSPIPPAHQEVSSTTFGAVSAWATPPKTTVRLGRMADLIALGHLLHEAHMASRYRDLPMDVGAFKRDCMVAMRSPRQQLWVAERQGEVVGALVAVTSRVYGWSPAKVATDIFFYVTQEGRGSGTTLLRRFLDWAASFPDVVTVVLQTGVGIYDDHRVERLYEAFGMEATGQIYQLWLQDNKKLFGGSTMDSPT, from the coding sequence ATGCGAGACCATGATGATAACTTATATCAACAAAAATCACCGATTCCCCCTGCGCATCAGGAGGTTTCCTCCACGACGTTTGGTGCAGTATCTGCGTGGGCCACTCCGCCAAAAACCACGGTGCGTCTCGGACGTATGGCCGATCTGATCGCTCTGGGTCACCTGCTTCATGAGGCGCACATGGCAAGCCGATATCGGGATTTGCCAATGGATGTCGGAGCCTTCAAGCGGGATTGCATGGTGGCCATGCGCAGTCCACGCCAACAACTTTGGGTAGCAGAACGCCAGGGCGAGGTGGTAGGCGCCTTGGTGGCCGTCACGAGCAGGGTATATGGTTGGAGCCCGGCCAAGGTGGCAACCGACATTTTTTTCTATGTGACACAAGAAGGACGCGGCAGTGGGACCACCTTGTTGCGCCGATTTCTTGACTGGGCGGCCTCCTTTCCTGACGTGGTGACGGTGGTGCTGCAAACCGGTGTTGGCATCTATGACGATCACAGGGTGGAGAGGCTCTATGAGGCCTTTGGCATGGAAGCCACGGGTCAGATCTACCAACTATGGTTACAAGACAACAAAAAATTGTTTGGTGGGTCCACGATGGACTCCCCGACGTGA